The window GAAAAATATAAAGCTGATTGATAAACCCGTCACTTTATACGAAACGCGAAACAAGATTACAAAAGCCGGAATTTCTAATACCGGAAAATGGGAAACCTCTTCCACTTCGAGGTCTGATAAAAGCAATCAGCTCGAAAGAGACGATTCTTTTTTTGTAAGAAGCCAGACAGATTTTGAAATTTTAAACATCAATACGGTTGTTTTTCAAAACCTTACTTTGCTTATTTTATGCTGTGTTGCTATTTTACTAAGTGTCTTGATTTTATATATTTTCACGGTTAAAAATTTACTCAGACAACAAAAACAGGTTGAGGTTTTACACACTGTTGTAGACAATATTTCCCACGAATTTAAAACCCCGATTGCTACATTGAAGATTGCTTCAAAAACATTAAAAAAAGAATTTACTCCGGAAATTTTACCATTAATTGACCGGCAGATCGTAAGATTGGAAGATTTGATGCTACAACTTCATCCTGAAGATTTTGACGAAAAAGATTCTGCCATACAGCCGGAAAACTGGGATTTTTTCATTCACGATTTAGCTTTCACTTACAAAAACACTGATTTTAAGTTTAATAATTCTGTTTCAAAAGAACTTCCTTTCGATAAAAAACTAATGGAAACCGTGATTAAAAATCTCTGCGAAAACAGTGTAAAATATGGTGCTTCAGAAATTAAAATCGATGTAAAAACCATTCAAAATAAGCTCGAAATTATTGTTTCAGACAACGGAAAAGGTATAGAACAAAGCGAATTGAAAAATATTTTCGAAAAGTTTTACAGAATACAATCCAACAATATTCACAACAGCAAAGGTTTAGGTTTGGGATTATTTTTCGTAAAAAAAATTGTGGGAAAATATAATGGAAAAACCGAGATTACGAGTGAAGTACATATAGGGACAACTTTTAAAATTTCAATTCCTTATGAAGATTAAGATTTTATTGGCAGAAGACGATTCAGATTTTGGAATGATTCTGAAACAATATCTCGAGCTTGAAGATTTTGAAGTTTCATGGTTTCAGAATCCTGAAGATATTTTACCGGTTTTACAATCAGATTTCCCCTTTCATATTGGGATTTTAGATATTATGATGCCCAATCTCGACGGTTTTTCTTTGGCAAAAATGATTTTAAAAACCAAACCCGATTTTCCACTTTTATTTTTAACAGCAAAAAACCAAAAAATAGACCGCTTAACCGGATTGAAAATCGGAGCCGATGATTACATCTCAAAACCTTGTGATCCGGAAGAATTAATTTTAAGGATTAAAAATATTCTCAAAAGAACTTTATCTTCCGAAACCATCACTCAATACAATATTGGAAGCTATATTTTAGATACAGAAAAGCTTTTGCTTTCTCATCCCAAAGAAAAAATAAGGTTGACGATTCGTGAAAAAGACCTTTTGCTTTATCTTTTGAAATTTAATCAGAAAACCATCAAACGAGACGATATTCTTGATAACCTTTGGGAAACCAACGATTATTTTACAGGAAGAAGTCTTGATGTTTTTATCAGTCGACTGCGAAAATATTTTCAGCATGACAACAAAATAAAAATCCAATCCCTGAGAGGAATTGGATTTGAGATTGATTTTCCGAAGAATTAATATCTTAAAACTGCAGCTCTGTCAAAACCGGAAAATGATCCGACGGATACAAAAGATTTTCTCTTCTGTCGTTGATATGTCTGTGAGATTTTATCTTAAAACCTTTTACAAAAATATAATCGATTCTTTCTTGCGGAACTTCGGTTACGTTGAATGCCGTAAATGTTCCTTTCGGTCCGTAAGGTTTTGTTTCTGAATTGTAGAAAGTATCTTTCAGATTTTGAGAAATTATTTTGATAGGCTCTGTATCATCTGTCAGGTTAAAATCACCGCTTAATGTTAAAGGTAAATTTTTAGGATTGATTTCTTTAATTTTCTTTAAAATCAAATCTGCAGATTTTACTCTTGCTACATCTCCTACATGGTCGAAGTGAAGATTCATTGCCAAAAATTCTTTCTTCGATTTTTTATCTTTAAAAACGGCATAGGTACAAACTCTGTTGTAAGCAGCATCCCAACCTTTCGACGGTTTTTCGGGAGTTTCTGAAAGCCAGAACGTTCCCGATTTTATCACCTGTAATTTTTCGGTATCGTAAAATATCGCAGAAAATTCTCCTTTTTCTTTACCATCGTCTCTACCTACACCTACATAATCGTAGTTTTTCAAACCGCTTTTAATATCTTTCATCTGCTCAGGAAGTGCTTCCTGAACGCCGAAATAATCCGGATGGTAATAGCTCAATAGATCTACCGCATCCTGCTTCCTATTCGTCCATGAGTTTTCTTTATCAGATTCTACATTGAGTCTGATGTTGAAAGACATTACTTTTAAATTCTGAGAAAAGCTCCATGCAAAAACAAATATTAATAAAGCTGAAAATCTGAAATTCATTAGGGTTCTAATTTAAATTAAAGAACAAAAATAAAACTTCTGTTTCATAGAGAAGCATTATTGATGATGTTTTTTTAGATGTTAGATGTTAGCTGTTAGCTGTTAGCTGTTAGCTGTTAGCAAAATTAAATAACCACAAACTAAAAACTCATCATTTATAACTCATCATTTATAACTAATTAGATTTTTTCGCTTTAATCATTGCTTCCAAAGCATCCCACATTTCCTGTGGAATATCTTCCAACATATTAAATTCACCTGCACCCTGAAGCCATTCTCCACCATCGATTGTTACTACTTCTCCATTCATATAAGCAGAATAATCTGAAACTAAATATGCGGCAAGATTTGCCAATTCCTGATGTTCTCCTACTCTTCTCAACGGCACTTTTTTTCTCATATCAAATTTTTCCTGCAAATCTCCCGGAAGCAATCTGTCCCAAGCTCCTTTTGTAGGAAACGGTCCCGGAGCAATAGCATTAAAACGGATTCCATATTTTGCCCACTCTACCGCAAGACTTCTCGTCATTGCTAAAACGCCTGCTTTTGCACAAGCTGATGGAACAACATATGCAGAACCTGTCCAAGCGTAAGTTGTAACGATATTTAAAACCGTTCCCGGAGTTTTTGAATCAATCCAATGTTTCCCGATAGAAAGTGTACAGTTTTTTGTTCCTTTTAAAACAATATCTAAAATAGAATCGAATGCAGAATGTGTCAATCTTTCTGTTGGCGAAATGAAATTTCCGGCTGCGTTATTCAAAAGAATATCAATTTTTCCAAATTCTTTTAAAGTGGCTTCTTTCATAGCTTCTACCTCATCCCAATTTCTTACATCACAGGCAACACAAAGTACTTTTCCCCCGGTTTGTTCATTATTTTTTTCATTATCGTTTTGGAATTCACGATTGCTTCGCAATTCATCTTCTAATTCTTTTGCAGTAACCTGAAGTTTTTCCAAATTTCTGGAAGTAATAACCACTTTTGCACCCAATTGCAGGAAATATTTGGTCATTGCTTTTCCAAGACCGCTTCCGCCTCCTGTAACAATAGCAACTTTATCTTTTAGAGCGTCTTCACGCAACATCGGTTGTGTATAAAGATTCATACGTTTTATTTTTTCTTAAAAATAATAAATATTAGAATGTAATCCTCCAAAATAAATTGATAAATGATGCTACAAATAGCTATTTATTAAATTAGACTAAACTTCAAAATTTCACAAAATATAAAACTAGATTTCATCTTCAATTTTATTGCTTTTTTAGAGCATAGATTCTTGTAATTCTCTTGTGGTAAAAAACACAAAAACAGCCTGTCAAATAATTGTCAGGCTGCTTTTTATATTGAACAAGATTAAATTAATTATTTAACAACCGTTCCTTTAAAAGAAAGTACTTTTGGATTTTGGTTATCACTCATCGAAACCGTAATTGATTTTGAAAACGGACCTTCAGCTGCAGCATTGTAGCTTGCTTCCACAAAGCCTGTTTTTCCCGGTAAAATTTTAGTCTTTGTATAGTCAGCTGTTGTACATCCGCAAGAAGGTGCTACTTTATCAATCATAATTGGCTGTGATGAAGTATTGGTAAACTCA is drawn from Chryseobacterium muglaense and contains these coding sequences:
- a CDS encoding sensor histidine kinase, producing the protein MYIFASMISKSKYLISLFAALFLLLLGIQVYFMYKTSQVKKREIYSDVHNRIDDYIDNLENLGGTSNLGDEGQRKIFAEFNNKKISKKEFLNYFEKNKKSTQDKLSDYIDHKFEKEGYKVAVRTQFLSIVYVPKNIKLIDKPVTLYETRNKITKAGISNTGKWETSSTSRSDKSNQLERDDSFFVRSQTDFEILNINTVVFQNLTLLILCCVAILLSVLILYIFTVKNLLRQQKQVEVLHTVVDNISHEFKTPIATLKIASKTLKKEFTPEILPLIDRQIVRLEDLMLQLHPEDFDEKDSAIQPENWDFFIHDLAFTYKNTDFKFNNSVSKELPFDKKLMETVIKNLCENSVKYGASEIKIDVKTIQNKLEIIVSDNGKGIEQSELKNIFEKFYRIQSNNIHNSKGLGLGLFFVKKIVGKYNGKTEITSEVHIGTTFKISIPYED
- a CDS encoding endonuclease/exonuclease/phosphatase family protein yields the protein MNFRFSALLIFVFAWSFSQNLKVMSFNIRLNVESDKENSWTNRKQDAVDLLSYYHPDYFGVQEALPEQMKDIKSGLKNYDYVGVGRDDGKEKGEFSAIFYDTEKLQVIKSGTFWLSETPEKPSKGWDAAYNRVCTYAVFKDKKSKKEFLAMNLHFDHVGDVARVKSADLILKKIKEINPKNLPLTLSGDFNLTDDTEPIKIISQNLKDTFYNSETKPYGPKGTFTAFNVTEVPQERIDYIFVKGFKIKSHRHINDRRENLLYPSDHFPVLTELQF
- a CDS encoding SDR family oxidoreductase, which encodes MNLYTQPMLREDALKDKVAIVTGGGSGLGKAMTKYFLQLGAKVVITSRNLEKLQVTAKELEDELRSNREFQNDNEKNNEQTGGKVLCVACDVRNWDEVEAMKEATLKEFGKIDILLNNAAGNFISPTERLTHSAFDSILDIVLKGTKNCTLSIGKHWIDSKTPGTVLNIVTTYAWTGSAYVVPSACAKAGVLAMTRSLAVEWAKYGIRFNAIAPGPFPTKGAWDRLLPGDLQEKFDMRKKVPLRRVGEHQELANLAAYLVSDYSAYMNGEVVTIDGGEWLQGAGEFNMLEDIPQEMWDALEAMIKAKKSN
- a CDS encoding response regulator transcription factor, giving the protein MKIKILLAEDDSDFGMILKQYLELEDFEVSWFQNPEDILPVLQSDFPFHIGILDIMMPNLDGFSLAKMILKTKPDFPLLFLTAKNQKIDRLTGLKIGADDYISKPCDPEELILRIKNILKRTLSSETITQYNIGSYILDTEKLLLSHPKEKIRLTIREKDLLLYLLKFNQKTIKRDDILDNLWETNDYFTGRSLDVFISRLRKYFQHDNKIKIQSLRGIGFEIDFPKN
- a CDS encoding DUF1573 domain-containing protein yields the protein MKNLKITALLAVLSFSPFYANVFPVTPASIVKKVAEAAKWKSEIIDVGNIPQGKPKIIRFEFTNTSSQPIMIDKVAPSCGCTTADYTKTKILPGKTGFVEASYNAAAEGPFSKSITVSMSDNQNPKVLSFKGTVVK